ACGAGAGTCACAAAAGAACTGTTTAGATCTAGGGACTAATAATTTTGTTCACATTACTATCtgttagaatatattttatttaaagtattaaatatcgcataagagaaatattttacttatatgtTAAGGAAATGTACCATTCTTGATTGGAGAAAAATTTGGAGGAACTCCTTCTGTTAACAGTATAAAGCAGGTCCATCTTCTTTTCTCTTCAGTATTAATTTTTGGAGAAATAATGTGCTTTGCTTAATCTCttccaaattaatttatgaatgataataaataaatgataaattaatttaaaaatttctctttatttagGAGCATTATTCCTTGCAAGACTCTTACAGCTTGTAGGTATGACCACATTccattctaagagaaaattattGTGAAATTCTTTTCTGTTGAATATTCTTGCCAAAGACGTAGTGAATTTAACAGACACTTAACTCTGCACTACTTGATTATATATGGACAATCAGTTGCTATTGCGGAGCTTTCTTCTTAAAATTCCTCTTTTACAGAActttctttgtaatattattgGTAATTATCCAGATTACCTCCACTACCtccaattttaacaaaattaagatcattcgacgcgttttcgtACAAAATAAACGGatctggcagaaaaaaaatgttactctgCCCCACGAACCGAGATGTCAAGCAGATATAAAGCAATATAAAGTTGTAAAGCTGACAACTATTGAGGTTAGAAAATCTGTCATTGTCTTATCGTAATGTAAGGAACTGATCATGCGCTGTGACCATATGCGATATGCGTATGAAAAAAGTGCACTGAATGGAAATgtgtgaataattaatattctctAATTGCACAAATTATCTGCTTTAAACACCCaaacttttatcttttatattacaaattgcaTCAAAAATGCTTCGAAGTATTTGTTAAATGTCCGTaggtagagagagaaagaaacaacAAAGCTCTGAGTGCAAAAAGTGCAATCAACGAAAACTGACGCGAACAGACCTTATTGCCTTTATGGGAACTATTTCGATCATCTCATCATCTCCTTGGAAAAAAACGATTTAATAACAAGACTTACAATAATCtgtatatttttcttcgtaTTTTAATTTCGTCATTCTATACGTACGTTATCGAGACCGATACGAAAACACTCTGAATAAAGAGCAAAGCTAAACAATAACACACACGaggctctctctctttctctccaggatacaattttaattttgtatcttCGCCGGTGTTATAATTGTACAAATGTTAAGCAACATCGCCAAGAGTAATTTTTTACTGCGTGGTAAGAGTGCTCTGCTTAAAAGGTAATTGATAGTTGAATTAAgatcattaattaaaatctctATCTCTTGAAACACATGTTCTAAATGTTATAGGAAATAATTCTCTTACGTCATGTCTTCAAGAAGCTTTAAACCTAAAACTTTTATTGACAATTGAACAAcgcatttaaaaaagaaacgttatggaaattgaaacttttttgctaatgtatttatttattgcagaTACAATGTACCACTGACAGCACAAAATATCAGGCACAAATGGAACACTGTGTCTTCAAAGAATCAAAATGCAACAATGGAGAGTGAAGATGACGACACTGATCAGCCTATAAAATATTCCACGTCAAAAGCTGCTAATATGAGAATCGATGAGTATCGTGATCCAGTGGGAGATACATATCCATGGTATCAAGGCTATATCGTATCGTTATCCATAGCTGTCTTTCTAGGCTACTTCTGTATTTTAAGAGAGGAAAATGATATTGATTTAATGCTGCATACGGATTTGGGAGAGTCATTAAAAAccatggaaaaaaaattggaagaggAGAAGAAATTTAAATCGTGATCATAGGATATCTATCTGAAATAGTTTctcttgtaaaattttttccattatgCAACAAATTGCACTGTGTAATGCTCACGTTTTCCGCAAGGGATACGTTAGCAGATGTTAGCTTAATTCAATTCgcaataatatctaaatatatatatatatatatactgtatataatattaaagagagttgttaagaaaaaaaaacatcttttattgaataaataaaagatataatttgatGCAGATAGTTTTTCATAATGGATACAATAAATGGCCCCATATAATGTTATTCAATATTGTGCACCACTCAATGGCTGGATGACAACTAATTGTATCTGGAATGCACTTTTTCCATGTGAGCCTCCATGGAGCCACAACCATTGTCATTGATAATACTGTCAGTTCTTCAGTACAACAAGGATGCAATCTGATATCAACGATGcctataaaaagatatttatagtaTTAGCTGCTTGCTCTAtcattttattgattataaatatgattgattaatacccaaaaattatttcaaggcaaaacattttaattatttattataattaaaaactaaacttttaatcgtaattattaattaataaattgatcaaTATATTTTACGCAATACATATTACTCACTGCAAGTGCTGTAAGATCGTAGTAACCACTTCCAAAAAGTGTAAACAGGCATAACTTGCAGATAAAACTTCAGCCTGGTCAGAAAGCCACTGAATGCAATTGACACTAATCTGAGCTGTAATCAAACTGTAGATAATGCCACGATTATCGTAAAAGAAGTTGAAAAGAGATTATACTCGAAACAGAGGCGTTTTTTTACCAGTGTGAATACAGTGTAGTACACCCACGTTGTGGGCATTAGGAACAGAAGAATGGTGAACGACAGCGTCCCGACGAACAGCTGGTCCGTTTGATACTGACAGGAGTCCACCCTCTCGCGCAAAGGATTCTTCTTCTTCCCAAGAAAAAGTCTGAAGAGAGCTGTGATTCCTTTTAACTGAATATTGAAGAgcctataaataataaattatagcatttgaattatattaaGGATAGTTCTTAAGTATTCTTAAGTGAAGATTTTAATGGGTGATTTCTCATTAACTTAAGACAAATGTTTTCCACAAATTTCGAATcaagttattttgataaattttgtgTATGTTTCAAAGATATGAAGGTTCATCTTTTGGGACATGcattattcttttattcaatCACAGGCGAATCAAGTAAACTCGAGGGCAAgtgagtatttttttatttatgaaaaaactagtacttgttttttttaagtttaaaatttatgataaattgaATAACTTGGCACAAACAGATTCTCTTAATAACCCAAGtggtttttgaaattttttggagaaaattttttcaactttgatacTTTGCATTTTTGAGACCAAGCCATTTTGAATAGCAATTATATGAAGTTTTTGTCTTGAATTAATATAAGGAATCAtccattaaaatgtaaaatatttgaggATCTcatatttcaaataagaaaccaataattatatttaataaaatcaaaacgtAAAAAGATACTAGACCTTGCTGCATAAACATATATGCAATATGTATGGAAACTAACAAGAGCCAGAAGATCCGCGATAATAGATATTTGAAACGTAATGCCCAGCCTTCCGAACAAGAGCAATACTTCGAATGCCAGATC
This genomic window from Solenopsis invicta isolate M01_SB chromosome 13, UNIL_Sinv_3.0, whole genome shotgun sequence contains:
- the LOC105208132 gene encoding uncharacterized protein LOC105208132 translates to MLSNIAKSNFLLRGKSALLKRYNVPLTAQNIRHKWNTVSSKNQNATMESEDDDTDQPIKYSTSKAANMRIDEYRDPVGDTYPWYQGYIVSLSIAVFLGYFCILREENDIDLMLHTDLGESLKTMEKKLEEEKKFKS